A DNA window from Phycisphaerales bacterium contains the following coding sequences:
- the gmk gene encoding guanylate kinase — translation MTLGGDKQAGNGAGLLLVISGPSGVGKTTITRQVVQCMNAVFSVSATTRPPTSADVPGRDYLFVDRAEFDRMIAAGELLEHATVFGKYCYGTPRRPVEQALAQGRVVLLEIDVQGALQIRRNLPEALLIFLLPPDDQTLLERLKKRAREGVDEINRRFAEAKKEIALARDSGAYDLFFVNERVEKCVEEVCNAARKRLQRGDD, via the coding sequence ATGACACTGGGTGGAGACAAGCAGGCGGGCAACGGAGCAGGGCTGCTGCTGGTCATCTCCGGCCCCTCGGGCGTGGGCAAGACCACCATCACCCGGCAGGTCGTGCAGTGCATGAACGCGGTGTTCAGTGTCTCAGCCACGACGCGCCCGCCGACGAGCGCCGATGTGCCCGGGCGGGACTACCTCTTCGTCGATCGGGCCGAGTTCGACCGGATGATCGCCGCCGGGGAACTGCTCGAGCACGCAACGGTCTTTGGGAAATACTGTTACGGCACGCCCCGCCGGCCTGTCGAGCAGGCCCTGGCCCAGGGGCGGGTGGTTCTGCTGGAGATTGATGTGCAGGGGGCGCTGCAGATCCGGCGGAACCTGCCGGAGGCTCTGCTTATCTTCCTGCTGCCGCCCGACGACCAGACCCTGCTGGAGCGGCTGAAAAAGCGGGCCCGGGAGGGGGTGGATGAGATCAACCGCCGCTTCGCCGAGGCCAAGAAGGAGATCGCCCTGGCCCGCGATTCCGGAGCATACGACCTGTTTTTCGTCAATGAACGGGTCGAGAAATGCGTGGAAGAAGTGTGCAATGCGGCAAGAAAGCGCTTGCAGCGAGGCGATGACTAG
- a CDS encoding DUF1559 domain-containing protein translates to MTQRQFARKGGFTLIELLVVISIIALLIGLLLPALSKAREVARSTQCLNNLRSIGFGLHSYMNDANKIPREANGGEDPRWDIAWPLAFRRYFSQIKDDRGPRELG, encoded by the coding sequence ATGACCCAACGTCAATTCGCCCGCAAAGGCGGCTTCACGCTCATTGAGTTGCTCGTCGTGATTTCGATCATCGCGCTGCTCATCGGGCTGCTGCTGCCGGCCCTGTCCAAGGCCCGCGAGGTGGCGCGCTCGACGCAGTGCCTCAACAACCTGCGCTCGATCGGCTTTGGCCTGCACTCGTACATGAACGACGCCAACAAGATTCCGCGCGAAGCCAACGGCGGCGAGGACCCTCGGTGGGACATTGCCTGGCCGCTCGCGTTCCGCCGGTACTTTTCGCAGATCAAGGACGACCGTGGACCTCGAGAGTTGGGATGA
- a CDS encoding DUF1559 domain-containing protein — MNRNQSDRSAFTLIELLVVISIIALLIGLLLPALSKARELSRTAQCLNNLRSIGFGLHAYMTEKDLIPRANHGTNHPLDISWPIAFRDYFTQIKNDHFDSVPVYRCPSHPNQKHRVQYLSNGLNFIAKGRISQNPVQRACKINGFLTPSDTLYMADYTDDPDDILYRNNYPNGQNTPESFFSIYYDAWQESNINGEPNNPLSGQRLEPLRHKSGSNALFVDGHAATLIEENMEDINSWDDRIYIDGR, encoded by the coding sequence ATGAATCGAAACCAATCCGACCGAAGCGCCTTCACGCTCATCGAACTGCTCGTGGTGATCTCGATCATCGCGCTGCTCATCGGCCTGCTGCTGCCGGCCCTGTCCAAGGCGCGCGAGCTGTCGCGCACAGCGCAGTGCCTCAACAACCTGCGCTCGATCGGTTTTGGCCTGCACGCCTACATGACCGAGAAGGACCTTATCCCGCGCGCCAATCACGGCACGAATCACCCGCTGGACATCTCGTGGCCGATCGCCTTTCGCGACTACTTCACGCAGATCAAGAACGATCACTTCGACTCGGTTCCGGTGTATCGATGTCCGAGCCACCCCAACCAGAAGCACCGCGTGCAGTACCTCTCCAACGGCCTGAACTTCATCGCCAAGGGGCGCATCTCGCAGAACCCGGTGCAGCGCGCCTGCAAGATCAACGGCTTTCTCACGCCCAGTGATACCCTTTACATGGCCGATTACACCGACGATCCGGATGACATTCTGTATCGCAATAACTATCCCAACGGGCAGAACACGCCCGAGAGCTTCTTCTCGATCTACTACGACGCCTGGCAGGAGTCGAACATCAACGGCGAGCCGAACAACCCGCTCAGCGGCCAGCGCCTCGAGCCGCTGCGGCACAAGTCAGGCAGCAACGCGCTGTTCGTGGACGGCCACGCCGCCACGCTCATCGAAGAGAATATGGAAGACATCAACTCCTGGGACGACCGCATCTACATCGACGGGCGCTGA
- the sdhA gene encoding succinate dehydrogenase flavoprotein subunit has product MIPKKRVIVVGGGLAGLAAAIKLAEEDIAVDLISMVPVKRSHSVCAQGGINACNEVARQQGFTEWIHMDETLYGGDFLAHQPPVYEMTHWAPRIIDLFDRMGVPFNRTSEGNRDLRLFGGSLFKRTFFAGATTGQQLLYALDEQTRRAEAEGKVTKYEFWEFLWPILDDDGVCVGCVAQDMRTMQIRAFRGDAVVMCTGGNGLIFGQSTNSIVCTGGAASRCYQAGAWYANGEFIQVHPTAIPGADKCRLMSESARGEGGRIWVPRKAGDTRDPRQIPEKERLYFLEEKYPKYGNLVPRDIATREIFDICVNHGLGVGGGNMVYLDLTHKPREYLEGKLGGILEIYRKFAGDDPCELPMKIFPAVHYTMGGMWATYTANSDGKGMVFGAPNTMMTNIEGLYALGEVNYQYHGATRLGANALLSCTFDGLFAGKGIAERVRGLPTAAADMETGVFDAAVDAETRKMQNLIDASGNENPYEIAREMGVEMTAASTVVKTEQRMQQAMNKLHELQDRYTRISLSDHGLWTNQNLSFARATGDMLKLAEVILLGGIMRKESRGAHYRTDYPDRDDAKFLKTTVAQWDASSGRPTIRYEEVNMPLVKPRARTYGKVEGDEKKPPVKEKVAASV; this is encoded by the coding sequence ATGATTCCCAAGAAGCGCGTCATCGTCGTAGGCGGCGGGCTGGCCGGACTGGCCGCAGCCATCAAACTCGCGGAAGAAGACATCGCCGTCGATCTCATCTCGATGGTCCCCGTCAAACGGTCCCACTCGGTCTGCGCCCAGGGCGGCATCAACGCCTGCAACGAAGTCGCGCGCCAGCAGGGCTTCACCGAGTGGATCCACATGGATGAGACGCTCTACGGCGGGGACTTCCTCGCCCACCAGCCGCCCGTCTATGAAATGACCCACTGGGCGCCGCGCATCATCGATCTCTTCGACCGCATGGGCGTGCCCTTCAACCGCACGTCGGAGGGCAATCGCGACCTGCGGCTGTTCGGCGGTTCGCTGTTCAAGCGCACCTTCTTTGCCGGCGCCACGACCGGCCAGCAACTGCTCTACGCGCTCGACGAGCAGACCCGCCGCGCCGAAGCCGAGGGCAAGGTGACCAAGTACGAGTTCTGGGAATTCCTCTGGCCCATTCTCGATGACGACGGCGTGTGCGTCGGCTGCGTGGCCCAGGACATGCGCACGATGCAGATCCGCGCGTTCCGCGGCGACGCGGTCGTCATGTGCACCGGCGGCAACGGGCTGATCTTCGGCCAGTCCACCAATTCCATCGTCTGCACCGGCGGCGCGGCAAGCCGCTGCTACCAGGCCGGGGCGTGGTACGCCAACGGCGAGTTCATCCAGGTGCATCCCACGGCTATCCCCGGCGCGGACAAGTGCCGGCTCATGTCCGAATCGGCGCGCGGCGAGGGCGGGCGCATCTGGGTGCCGCGCAAGGCCGGCGACACTCGCGATCCGCGCCAGATTCCCGAGAAAGAGCGCCTCTACTTCCTCGAAGAGAAGTACCCCAAGTACGGCAATCTCGTGCCGCGCGACATCGCTACGCGCGAGATCTTTGACATCTGCGTCAACCACGGCCTCGGCGTGGGCGGCGGGAACATGGTCTATCTCGACCTCACCCACAAGCCGCGCGAGTATCTCGAAGGCAAGCTCGGCGGCATCCTCGAGATCTACCGCAAGTTCGCCGGCGACGATCCGTGCGAACTGCCCATGAAGATCTTCCCCGCCGTGCACTACACCATGGGCGGCATGTGGGCGACATACACCGCCAACAGCGATGGCAAGGGCATGGTCTTCGGCGCGCCCAACACGATGATGACCAACATTGAAGGCCTCTACGCGCTGGGCGAGGTGAACTACCAGTACCACGGCGCCACGCGCTTGGGCGCCAACGCGCTGCTCTCGTGCACGTTTGACGGCCTGTTTGCCGGCAAGGGCATCGCCGAGCGCGTGCGCGGCCTGCCGACGGCGGCGGCGGACATGGAGACGGGTGTGTTCGACGCGGCCGTGGACGCCGAGACGCGCAAAATGCAGAACCTCATCGACGCCAGCGGCAACGAAAACCCCTACGAGATCGCGCGCGAGATGGGCGTCGAGATGACGGCCGCCTCGACGGTGGTCAAGACCGAGCAGCGCATGCAGCAGGCGATGAACAAGCTCCACGAGCTGCAGGACCGCTACACGCGCATCAGCCTGAGCGACCACGGCCTGTGGACGAATCAGAACCTCAGTTTCGCGCGAGCCACGGGCGACATGCTCAAACTCGCCGAGGTGATCCTGCTCGGCGGGATCATGCGCAAGGAAAGCCGCGGCGCACACTACCGCACCGACTACCCGGACCGCGACGACGCAAAGTTCCTCAAGACGACGGTGGCCCAGTGGGACGCTTCCTCGGGCCGCCCGACGATTCGCTACGAAGAGGTCAACATGCCGCTCGTCAAACCGCGGGCCCGGACGTACGGCAAGGTCGAGGGAGACGAGAAGAAGCCGCCGGTGAAGGAGAAGGTCGCGGCGAGCGTGTGA
- a CDS encoding DUF1844 domain-containing protein, translating to MADQGETPRIQIDSDWKSQAQAEKERLSSLEQEKASAGGGEAGPGQLPPANWDTLVGMMATQALLYMGGYVDPQTNRPMVDLDAARHQIDLIGVLEAKTKGNLNEDESKQLAAVLYELRMQYVRIAQAISGGGAGGGGIQP from the coding sequence ATGGCAGATCAAGGCGAGACGCCCAGAATCCAGATTGACAGCGACTGGAAAAGCCAGGCCCAGGCGGAAAAGGAGCGCCTCTCCAGTCTCGAACAGGAAAAAGCGAGCGCAGGCGGCGGCGAGGCGGGGCCGGGCCAGTTGCCCCCGGCCAACTGGGACACGCTGGTTGGCATGATGGCCACCCAGGCGCTGCTCTACATGGGCGGCTACGTCGATCCGCAGACCAACCGGCCGATGGTCGATCTCGACGCGGCCCGGCACCAGATCGACCTTATCGGCGTGCTCGAAGCCAAAACCAAGGGGAACCTCAACGAAGACGAGTCCAAGCAGCTCGCGGCGGTCCTGTATGAACTCCGCATGCAGTACGTGCGCATCGCCCAGGCCATCTCGGGCGGCGGCGCGGGTGGCGGCGGCATCCAACCTTGA